One window of Chloroflexota bacterium genomic DNA carries:
- a CDS encoding GNAT family N-acetyltransferase codes for MPLNVQIYDTADAFDTLSSEWSALLGRAATNTLFLTREFQANWWQHFGAEGGLRLVVVRDDAGALAGIVPLYAEPPVDGRVALRLIGGVEVADYCDIIAPRGSEETVIAAAFDALCTRDNWHVLDLRNLPAASATRTLMAAQATARGFSAEERVEEVCPVITLPETFDAYLETLDKKQRHEVRRKLRKAHAEAEINWYVTGATHDLDQALSDFIDLHQKSQQNKDSFMTPAMQAYFRDLARIMLAAGWLELSFIEVNGQRAATYFSFVYDKQTLLYNSGYDPQAYAALSPGIVLLSHLIEHSIEQKRTHFDFLQGSETYKYRMGAVDTHVHMLTVSR; via the coding sequence ATGCCCTTGAACGTCCAGATCTACGACACCGCCGATGCCTTTGACACGCTGAGTTCCGAATGGAGCGCCCTGTTGGGACGCGCCGCCACCAATACGCTTTTCCTGACGCGAGAGTTTCAGGCCAACTGGTGGCAACACTTCGGCGCCGAGGGCGGCCTGCGGCTGGTCGTCGTCCGCGACGATGCGGGCGCGCTGGCAGGCATCGTGCCGCTATACGCCGAGCCGCCGGTGGACGGGCGCGTGGCGCTGCGGCTGATCGGCGGCGTCGAGGTGGCCGACTACTGTGACATCATTGCGCCGCGCGGCAGCGAAGAGACGGTGATCGCCGCGGCGTTCGACGCGCTGTGCACGCGGGACAACTGGCATGTGCTCGACCTGCGCAACCTGCCGGCTGCGTCGGCGACGCGAACGCTGATGGCCGCGCAGGCTACCGCGCGCGGGTTCAGCGCAGAGGAGCGCGTCGAGGAGGTCTGTCCAGTCATCACCCTGCCCGAGACGTTCGACGCCTACCTCGAAACGCTCGACAAGAAGCAGCGGCACGAGGTGCGCCGCAAGCTGCGCAAAGCGCACGCCGAGGCGGAGATCAACTGGTACGTCACCGGCGCCACGCACGATCTCGACCAGGCGCTGAGCGACTTCATCGACCTGCACCAGAAATCGCAGCAGAACAAAGACTCGTTCATGACCCCGGCGATGCAGGCATACTTCCGCGACCTGGCGCGCATCATGCTGGCGGCCGGCTGGCTGGAACTGTCGTTCATCGAGGTCAACGGCCAGCGCGCCGCGACCTATTTCAGCTTCGTGTACGACAAACAGACGCTGCTGTACAACTCGGGCTATGATCCGCAGGCGTACGCCGCGCTCAGCCCCGGCATTGTCCTGCTCAGCCACCTGATCGAGCACTCGATCGAGCAGAAACGGACCCACTTCGACTTCCTGCAAGGCAGCGAGACGTACAAGTACCGCATGGGCGCGGTGGACACACACGTCCACATGTTGACTGTTTCTCGATAG
- a CDS encoding recombinase produces the protein MLIEKRGQALNPVSLVVMPTTITKRDGRVVMFDIERIENAMARCFASLGRTPSTPIKALSRQAVNIISAKFERPAVEDVQDVVEMVLQAAGEYEAAKHYILYRAEHAKQRKERPIPDAVRAAFDESDSYFPTQLQKFQFYDKYSRFNYDLGRRETWIETVDRAVDYLRELSQSRLPGETYARIRAGMLGMRAMPSMRLLAMAGAAARRNNIAIYNCSYQPVESIDSFVEALIISMSGCGVGYSVESRYVENFPRIRRQGGHTPLRMVVEDSAEGWADAMRAGMQTWFEGGDMAFDLSLLRPAGAPLRTKGGRASGPEPLRQMLDFLRARILARQGSFLRPIDAHDMMCAVGNAAVSGGMRRTAMISLFDYHDAEMLASKNGDFERENSQRWNANNSTVWPEAGLTQTEILRQMLEMAEGGRGEPGIFSRQAALNSVPARRKPLDFGTNPCGEIILRPWEFCNLSIAVARKDDTYETLKEKVELATIIGTIQSMATHFPGLRPQWQANCEDERLLGVDINGQLDSRVAQDASVQAKLRQVAVETNRQAAQSLGINVSAAVTCVKPSGNSSQLFDCSSGIHARWAPYYIRNVRVSGHSPLFKVLRDAGAPMDPENGQTPENANTWVVHFPVKAPDGAITRNDISALRQCEYWLQVKQNWTEHNPSVTITYTPDEVIELVKWVWDHRDLVGGMTFLPAYDAQYAQMPYQDITQGEYEKLAGQFPQIDFSKLFRYEEEDLTTAAQELACASGVCEVDFAPAPSNN, from the coding sequence ATGCTGATCGAAAAGCGCGGCCAGGCACTCAACCCCGTTTCGCTCGTGGTCATGCCCACGACCATCACCAAGCGCGACGGGCGCGTGGTGATGTTCGACATCGAGCGGATCGAGAACGCGATGGCGCGCTGTTTTGCCTCGCTCGGACGCACGCCCAGCACCCCGATTAAAGCGCTGTCGCGGCAGGCGGTGAACATCATATCCGCCAAGTTCGAGCGGCCGGCCGTCGAGGACGTGCAGGACGTGGTCGAGATGGTGCTGCAGGCGGCCGGCGAGTACGAGGCGGCCAAGCACTACATCCTCTACCGCGCCGAGCACGCCAAGCAGCGCAAGGAGCGCCCGATCCCGGATGCCGTGCGCGCCGCGTTTGACGAGTCCGACAGCTACTTCCCGACGCAACTGCAGAAGTTCCAGTTCTACGACAAGTACTCGCGCTTCAACTACGATCTCGGCCGCCGCGAGACGTGGATCGAGACGGTCGATCGCGCGGTCGACTACTTGCGTGAGCTGTCGCAGTCGCGCCTGCCCGGCGAGACGTACGCGCGCATCCGCGCCGGCATGCTCGGCATGCGCGCCATGCCGTCGATGCGCCTGCTGGCGATGGCCGGCGCCGCCGCGCGTCGCAACAACATTGCGATCTACAACTGCTCGTACCAGCCGGTCGAGAGCATCGACTCATTCGTCGAGGCGCTGATCATCTCGATGAGCGGCTGCGGCGTCGGCTACTCGGTCGAGAGCCGCTACGTGGAGAACTTCCCGCGCATCCGGCGGCAGGGCGGGCACACCCCACTGCGCATGGTCGTCGAAGATTCGGCCGAAGGCTGGGCCGACGCGATGCGCGCCGGCATGCAGACCTGGTTCGAGGGCGGCGATATGGCCTTCGACCTGTCGCTGCTGCGACCGGCCGGCGCGCCGCTGCGCACCAAGGGCGGGCGGGCGTCCGGCCCCGAGCCGTTGCGCCAGATGCTCGACTTCCTGCGCGCGCGCATCCTGGCGCGCCAGGGCTCGTTCCTGCGTCCGATCGACGCGCACGACATGATGTGCGCCGTCGGCAACGCGGCGGTCAGCGGCGGCATGCGCCGCACGGCGATGATCTCGCTGTTCGACTACCACGACGCCGAGATGCTGGCCTCCAAGAACGGCGACTTCGAGCGCGAGAACAGCCAGCGCTGGAACGCCAACAACAGCACCGTCTGGCCGGAAGCCGGACTGACCCAGACCGAGATCCTGCGCCAAATGCTGGAAATGGCCGAGGGCGGGCGCGGCGAGCCCGGCATCTTCAGCCGCCAGGCCGCGCTGAACTCGGTGCCGGCGCGGCGCAAGCCGCTCGACTTCGGCACCAACCCGTGCGGCGAGATCATCCTGCGCCCGTGGGAGTTCTGCAATCTGTCGATCGCCGTCGCGCGCAAAGACGACACGTACGAGACGCTCAAAGAAAAGGTCGAGCTCGCGACGATCATCGGCACCATCCAGTCGATGGCGACGCACTTCCCCGGCCTGCGCCCGCAGTGGCAGGCCAACTGCGAAGACGAGCGACTGCTCGGCGTGGACATCAACGGGCAACTGGACAGCCGGGTCGCGCAGGATGCGTCGGTGCAGGCGAAGCTGCGCCAGGTCGCGGTGGAGACCAACCGGCAGGCGGCGCAGTCGCTCGGCATCAACGTCTCGGCCGCCGTGACGTGCGTCAAGCCGTCGGGCAACTCGTCGCAGTTGTTCGACTGCTCGTCGGGCATTCACGCACGCTGGGCGCCCTACTACATCCGCAACGTGCGCGTCAGCGGGCACTCGCCGCTGTTCAAAGTGCTACGCGACGCCGGCGCGCCGATGGACCCGGAGAATGGCCAGACACCGGAGAACGCCAATACCTGGGTGGTGCACTTCCCGGTCAAGGCGCCCGACGGCGCGATCACGCGCAACGACATCTCCGCGCTCCGGCAGTGCGAATACTGGCTGCAGGTCAAGCAGAATTGGACCGAGCACAACCCGAGCGTGACGATCACCTACACGCCGGATGAGGTGATCGAACTGGTCAAATGGGTCTGGGATCACCGCGATCTGGTCGGCGGCATGACGTTCCTGCCGGCGTACGATGCCCAGTACGCGCAGATGCCGTATCAGGATATCACGCAGGGCGAGTACGAGAAGCTGGCCGGACAGTTCCCGCAGATCGATTTCTCGAAGCTGTTCCGCTACGAGGAAGAAGACCTGACGACCGCCGCGCAGGAACTGGCGTGCGCCTCGGGCGTCTGCGAAGTGGATTTCGCGCCGGCGCCAAGCAACAACTAG
- a CDS encoding dihydrodipicolinate synthase family protein: MTTHDLTGIIPPMTTAFDTRENIDTGAVTAQVQFLASAGVNGICAGGSIGEGYTLEARELETLWTTVARAASPRPLVAGIIVNSTKQAIERCRIAKGAGAGALQVTPPHYLFKPDDEACLAHFRDIAEATDLPVLIYNVIPWCYLSAALMIRIMREVPGVLGVKQSNSDMKAVADLLMDLPPGKIVHSAIDALLYPTFALGAHGSIAAVPSAVPFETVAMWNAVQKKDYATAERLTWPILRLWNTIAGDLLPSGVKYVQSLQGVPSGYPRRPMRDLSDDQKSRVREAFAALKAV, from the coding sequence ATGACTACCCATGACTTGACGGGTATCATCCCGCCGATGACGACTGCGTTTGACACAAGGGAGAACATCGACACCGGAGCGGTGACCGCGCAGGTGCAGTTCCTGGCCAGCGCGGGCGTGAATGGCATCTGCGCCGGCGGCAGCATCGGCGAAGGCTACACGCTCGAAGCGCGCGAACTCGAAACGCTCTGGACGACTGTCGCGCGCGCCGCCAGCCCGCGGCCGCTGGTCGCCGGCATCATCGTCAACAGCACGAAGCAGGCGATCGAGCGTTGCCGCATCGCCAAAGGCGCCGGCGCCGGCGCGCTGCAGGTGACGCCCCCGCACTACCTGTTCAAGCCGGACGACGAAGCATGCCTGGCGCACTTCCGCGATATCGCCGAAGCGACCGACCTGCCGGTGCTGATCTACAACGTGATCCCGTGGTGCTACCTGTCGGCTGCGCTGATGATCCGCATCATGCGCGAGGTGCCGGGCGTGCTCGGCGTCAAGCAAAGCAATAGCGATATGAAGGCCGTGGCCGACCTGCTGATGGACCTGCCGCCCGGCAAGATCGTGCACTCGGCGATCGACGCATTGCTCTACCCGACCTTCGCGCTCGGCGCGCACGGTTCGATTGCGGCCGTGCCGTCGGCTGTCCCGTTTGAGACGGTGGCGATGTGGAACGCGGTGCAGAAGAAAGACTACGCGACCGCCGAACGACTGACATGGCCGATCCTGCGGTTATGGAACACGATCGCGGGCGACCTGCTGCCGTCGGGCGTCAAGTACGTGCAGTCGCTGCAAGGCGTACCGAGCGGCTATCCGCGCCGGCCGATGCGCGACCTCAGCGACGATCAGAAGTCCCGCGTCCGCGAGGCGTTCGCCGCGCTGAAAGCAGTCTAG
- a CDS encoding NAD(P)/FAD-dependent oxidoreductase: MTAKTILILGAGAGGIATANALARLLKPEHHIMLVDKSDRHEFAPSFLWVMIGARTPAQVSPNVRRLLHPRVEFVQAEVTQVDAGAQTARVGEREIHCDYLVFALGAGLAPESMPGLAAAAHTSYTLTGATKLWEAVQKFTGGRVAVVVARLPFKCPAAPYETALLLKSAFDKRKVNAQMDLFTPEPMPMPVAGPTLGGELRGIVERSGIAYHPLTQLKSVDGERKELVFENAPNASYDLLVAIPPHTGSRVAREAGLTNEAGWIPVDGASLRTKYANVFAIGDATAITLPGRWKPETPLLLPKAGAFAHAQGEVVAANIAAELEGRTPAAVFDGHGY, encoded by the coding sequence ATGACAGCCAAGACGATTCTCATTCTGGGTGCCGGTGCCGGCGGCATTGCAACGGCCAACGCGCTCGCCCGGTTGCTCAAACCCGAACACCATATCATGCTGGTGGACAAGTCCGACCGGCACGAGTTCGCGCCATCGTTCCTGTGGGTGATGATCGGCGCGCGCACGCCCGCGCAGGTGTCCCCCAACGTGCGTCGCCTACTCCACCCGCGTGTCGAGTTCGTGCAGGCTGAAGTCACGCAGGTTGATGCCGGCGCGCAGACGGCCCGCGTGGGTGAGCGCGAAATCCATTGCGATTATCTCGTGTTCGCCCTGGGCGCGGGGTTGGCACCCGAAAGCATGCCTGGGCTGGCTGCCGCTGCGCACACGTCGTATACGCTCACCGGCGCGACGAAGTTGTGGGAGGCGGTGCAGAAGTTTACGGGCGGGCGCGTCGCCGTCGTCGTCGCGCGCTTGCCTTTCAAGTGCCCCGCCGCGCCCTATGAGACCGCGCTGCTCTTGAAGTCGGCCTTTGACAAACGCAAAGTAAACGCGCAGATGGATCTCTTTACGCCGGAGCCGATGCCGATGCCTGTCGCCGGGCCAACGCTGGGCGGCGAACTGCGCGGTATCGTCGAACGGTCGGGCATCGCCTATCACCCGCTCACGCAGTTGAAGAGTGTGGACGGCGAACGGAAGGAACTTGTGTTTGAGAACGCGCCGAATGCTTCCTATGACTTGCTGGTGGCGATTCCGCCACACACTGGTTCGCGGGTGGCGCGCGAGGCCGGCCTGACCAACGAGGCGGGATGGATTCCGGTGGATGGTGCGTCGCTGCGGACCAAATATGCGAACGTCTTCGCCATCGGAGACGCTACGGCCATTACGTTACCGGGGCGCTGGAAACCCGAAACACCGCTGCTCTTGCCGAAGGCGGGCGCATTTGCGCACGCGCAAGGGGAGGTTGTGGCCGCCAACATCGCGGCGGAACTGGAGGGGCGCACGCCGGCCGCCGTCTTCGACGGTCACGGTTACTGA
- a CDS encoding SHOCT domain-containing protein produces MMHMLNHAGHSAQPAQADPPQSESLREILKRRFALGEINREQFEEMKRVLGVADTPHAATTDDAYPHHRPKE; encoded by the coding sequence ATGATGCACATGCTGAACCATGCGGGCCATAGCGCCCAGCCTGCGCAGGCCGACCCGCCGCAGAGCGAATCGTTGCGCGAGATCCTCAAACGGCGCTTTGCGCTTGGAGAGATCAACCGCGAACAGTTTGAGGAGATGAAACGCGTGCTCGGCGTCGCGGACACGCCTCACGCAGCAACAACTGATGACGCGTATCCGCATCATAGGCCGAAGGAGTGA
- the nrdR gene encoding transcriptional repressor NrdR, producing the protein MKCPFCANADSKVIDTREVGGGIRRRRECFKCHQRFTTYERVAPIHLMVIKNDGRREEFNREKIFRSVQLACAKRPVSAEQMEQVVTEIETELFSIGQAEVRSDLVGQKVMEKLRALDDVAYVRFASVYRKFADVDSLADEIKALKERKQREEELKAQLKLI; encoded by the coding sequence ATGAAATGTCCATTCTGCGCTAACGCAGACTCCAAGGTCATCGATACCCGCGAAGTGGGTGGCGGCATTCGGCGTCGCCGCGAGTGCTTCAAGTGCCACCAGCGCTTCACGACGTACGAGCGCGTCGCGCCGATCCACCTCATGGTGATCAAAAACGACGGCCGGCGCGAGGAATTCAACCGCGAGAAGATCTTCCGCAGCGTGCAGTTGGCGTGCGCCAAGCGGCCGGTGTCCGCCGAACAGATGGAGCAGGTGGTCACCGAGATCGAAACCGAGTTGTTCAGCATCGGCCAGGCCGAGGTGCGCAGCGATCTGGTCGGCCAGAAAGTCATGGAGAAACTGCGCGCGCTGGACGATGTGGCGTACGTGCGTTTCGCCTCCGTCTACCGAAAATTCGCGGACGTGGACAGCCTCGCGGACGAGATCAAGGCGCTCAAGGAGCGCAAGCAGCGCGAGGAAGAACTCAAAGCGCAACTCAAACTTATTTAA
- a CDS encoding PadR family transcriptional regulator: MSRTTRAPLAMEHALLGFLRRRPMHGYELYQQLCDPHGLWLIWRIKQSQLYALLAKLESEGLVSATLQTQETRPPRRVFRLTRAGRDRFLTWVRSPVPHGRDLRQDFLAKLYFAAREGAGAAAALVAVQQAECRAWLDERRTGSPADGAPFEALVKNFRLHQIEAMLAWLDTGTPALIAAAADS; this comes from the coding sequence ATGAGTCGCACCACCCGCGCCCCGCTCGCGATGGAGCATGCCCTGCTCGGCTTTCTGCGCCGGCGCCCGATGCACGGCTACGAGCTCTATCAGCAGCTGTGCGACCCGCACGGGCTGTGGCTCATCTGGCGCATCAAGCAGAGCCAGCTCTACGCCCTGCTCGCCAAGCTCGAATCCGAGGGACTGGTCAGCGCGACGCTTCAGACGCAGGAGACGCGCCCGCCCCGCCGGGTCTTCCGGCTGACGCGCGCCGGCCGCGACCGCTTCCTCACCTGGGTGCGCTCGCCGGTGCCGCACGGCCGCGACCTGCGCCAGGACTTCCTCGCCAAGCTGTATTTCGCCGCGCGCGAAGGCGCCGGGGCGGCCGCCGCACTTGTCGCAGTACAGCAAGCGGAATGTCGCGCGTGGCTGGACGAGCGACGCACCGGTTCGCCTGCCGATGGTGCGCCATTCGAGGCGCTCGTCAAAAACTTCCGGCTTCATCAGATCGAAGCGATGCTGGCCTGGCTCGACACGGGCACGCCCGCACTGATCGCGGCGGCCGCGGACAGTTGA
- the modB gene encoding molybdate ABC transporter permease subunit: protein MTTLSDWLAAPARGDDLAARRAVHAPLWLAAVPFLLFITLPVAALLLSTSPGGAWENLQRPDVALAVRLSIGTSLTATLLSIAFGTPVAMLMAWRTFPLKRVLDTFIDLPTVLPPAVAGVALLLAFGRRGLLGSTLDTLGIDIAFTTAAVIIAQTFIASPFYVKSAIVGFASIEREMLEAAALDGADRWQLFRFVLAPLAWTALAGGAVLTFARALGEFGATIIFAGNFPGRTQTMPLAIYLGFELHLDVALTLSLILVSFAFAALIIIKTFLRQS from the coding sequence ATGACGACCCTGAGCGACTGGCTGGCTGCGCCCGCGCGCGGCGACGACCTGGCCGCACGGCGCGCCGTGCATGCCCCGTTGTGGCTGGCGGCCGTGCCGTTCCTGCTGTTCATCACGCTGCCGGTCGCCGCGCTGCTGCTGAGCACCTCGCCGGGCGGCGCATGGGAGAACCTGCAGCGGCCGGACGTTGCATTGGCCGTGCGCCTGAGCATCGGCACCAGCCTGACGGCCACCCTGCTGTCGATCGCCTTCGGTACGCCGGTCGCCATGCTGATGGCCTGGCGCACCTTCCCGCTCAAGCGCGTGCTCGACACGTTCATCGACCTGCCAACCGTGCTGCCCCCGGCGGTCGCGGGCGTCGCGCTGCTGCTCGCGTTCGGGCGGCGCGGTCTGCTCGGTTCCACGCTCGACACGCTCGGCATCGATATCGCCTTCACGACTGCAGCCGTGATCATCGCGCAGACGTTCATCGCATCGCCGTTTTACGTTAAATCGGCCATCGTCGGCTTCGCGTCGATCGAGCGCGAGATGCTGGAAGCTGCCGCGCTCGACGGCGCCGATCGCTGGCAGTTGTTTCGCTTCGTGCTGGCGCCGCTGGCGTGGACGGCGTTGGCCGGCGGCGCGGTGCTCACCTTTGCGCGCGCGCTCGGCGAGTTCGGCGCGACCATCATCTTCGCCGGCAACTTCCCCGGCCGCACACAGACGATGCCACTGGCGATCTATCTCGGTTTTGAGCTTCACCTCGACGTCGCGCTGACGCTTTCCTTGATTCTGGTCAGCTTCGCGTTTGCCGCCCTGATCATCATCAAGACTTTCCTGCGGCAGTCATAG
- a CDS encoding SHOCT domain-containing protein translates to MMGGWGFPFMGGLGMLFFWLLIIGGVVWLVQSVARSAAPTGMSAPTAESALDILKRRYARGEITKEQFAEMQQTLGV, encoded by the coding sequence ATGATGGGTGGATGGGGGTTCCCGTTCATGGGTGGACTTGGTATGTTGTTCTTCTGGCTGCTTATCATCGGAGGCGTGGTCTGGCTCGTGCAGTCGGTGGCCCGCAGTGCGGCGCCGACGGGTATGAGCGCACCGACGGCGGAGTCCGCGCTTGACATTCTCAAGCGCCGCTACGCCCGGGGCGAGATTACCAAAGAGCAGTTTGCAGAGATGCAACAGACGCTCGGCGTCTGA